One Spinacia oleracea cultivar Varoflay chromosome 4, BTI_SOV_V1, whole genome shotgun sequence DNA segment encodes these proteins:
- the LOC110787876 gene encoding uncharacterized protein codes for MRVLPILTSHVVLLVFLLFSFTSCDLDFSFLDKEFEPENGDFGTNPNYDRLDEVKKACSSVIASASELKIDDNVIGTIKDKLFFNNGDWEQQGTSAPLLPFNDKPPEMSSVYEHDQYNSSRLKPPYKLVSFKLTDVSKSHLSKRTVAVNGFLYLVITSNLPLATMSRKQTPETENPEFSMWSGHTQLVISFQGIYAESRKNGGERTLCMLGSTMLPSRQPDSSDNQPTLLQDEQILLLLNIPKKASLQYKAIQGEMRSLNSKTSLKYFDKVQITSQLQANARDYEFSPDEIIAKACNPLYPYSDTSISGDIEVYKGADFCTTLKKGTIDAAFVVVPHWKCNGTDEFCSKFGPFASDKQINATDGSFKDVRILMHNIVCVTEKPRGDGGVTAKVSAVFRAFDAPNILFIENQRSGLGNMTLVAEGIWNSSTGQLCMIGCLGVVGVEEIDHCDSRICLYIPLSFSIKQRSILLGSISSIKNSNPPYFPLSLEMLYQSFDYISNGYKYAQPFYHYSKIDDAGTVLEKYEPFNFGTVIKKSLLTFPKLQDSDDYSDSLRLLAEDLTLYVSAVPDPIPVFQPSRTKIEMEVLSLGPMFGHNWFSNDSIDNTPYLTKAAYTEKQLLLNVSTQFKLKGGSYNNFSMLFLEGIYDQHVGRMYLIGCRDVRASWKVLYESITDLENGLDCLIEVVISYPPTTAQWVVTPTVSISISSKRTEDDPFYFKQVQLLTLPIMYRKQRVDILSRSDFEGILKILNLSIATACILSQLFYTRNASDSLLPYMSLVMLGSQVIGYALPLVIGVESLSQNMDSESSSYDLEKSQLIKVIDYTVKLLVLVCLLLTLRLCQKVWTSRIKLLSQSQNSNDPHRVPTEKRVVVVTLFIHVVGYIVALISHSLKTGQRPTWIEQYVDTTGNPHTLKPWETLFEEYTGLLQDLFLLPQIIGNIIWQINGKPLRKVYYMGITVVRLLPHMYDYIRGPVSNPFFSEEYEFVNRKFDFYSEFGDIAIPVLAIAFAVIVYIQQRWNYEKLRNTLALGKHVLPLNSRMYERVPTQSAEAELVSGTNNNRNVQESEE; via the coding sequence ATGAGGGTTTTGCCAATTTTGACTTCACATGTAGTATTGTTAGTGTTTCTGTTGTTTAGTTTTACGAGTTGTGATCTCGACTTCAGTTTCTTGGATAAAGAATTCGAACCCGAAAATGGTGATTTTGGAACCAACCCTAATTATGATCGCTTAGATGAAGTGAAAAAGGCTTGTTCTTCGGTCATAGCTTCTGCTTCTGAATTGAAAATCGATGACAATGTAATTGGTACAATTAAAGATAAGCTGTTTTTTAATAATGGAGATTGGGAACAACAAGGAACTAGTGCACCTTTGTTGCCATTCAATGATAAGCCACCAGAAATGTCATCTGTTTATGAACATGATCAATACAACTCATCTCGTTTGAAACCGCCATATAAGCTTGTTTCTTTCAAATTGACTGATGTTAGTAAATCACATCTGTCTAAAAGAACTGTAGCTGTCAATGGCTTTCTTTACTTGGTGATTACCTCTAATCTCCCTTTAGCCACCATGTCAAGAAAACAAACACCTGAAACTGAAAACCCTGAATTCTCCATGTGGAGTGGACATACTCAACTTGTTATCAGTTTCCAAGGGATTTACGCTGAATCGAGAAAGAACGGTGGAGAGAGAACGTTGTGTATGTTAGGTAGCACGATGCTCCCTTCCCGTCAACCCGACTCTAGTGATAACCAGCCTACACTACTGCAAGATGAGCAAATCCTGCTTCTTCTTAACATTCCAAAGAAAGCTAGTCTACAGTATAAGGCCATTCAAGGTGAGATGAGAAGTTTGAACTCGAAAACAAGTTTAAAGTACTTTGACAAAGTTCAAATTACATCTCAGTTACAAGCTAATGCTCGTGATTATGAGTTTAGTCCTGATGAGATCATAGCAAAGGCGTGTAATCCATTGTATCCGTACTCAGATACTTCCATTAGTGGCGACATTGAGGTGTACAAGGGTGCTGATTTTTGTACAACACTTAAAAAAGGCACCATTGATGCGGCTTTTGTTGTTGTACCTCATTGGAAATGTAATGGCACTGATGAATTTTGTAGCAAGTTTGGTCCTTTCGCTTCAGATAAACAGATTAACGCGACAGACGGAAGTTTCAAGGATGTGAGAATTCTTATGCACAACATTGTCTGTGTAACTGAAAAACCACGTGGTGATGGTGGAGTTACGGCAAAAGTTTCTGCAGTTTTCAGGGCTTTTGATGCTCCGAATATTCTATTCATTGAAAATCAAAGAAGTGGATTGGGAAATATGACACTTGTTGCCGAAGGGATATGGAATTCTTCAACTGGACAACTTTGCATGATTGGCTGCCTTGGAGTTGTGGGTGTAGAAGAAATCGATCATTGCGATTCTCGGATTTGTTTGTACATACCTTTGTCATTCTCCATCAAACAAAGAAGCATACTTCTTGGTAGCATATCAAGTATCAAGAACAGCAATCCCCCGTACTTCCCTTTATCCCTCGAAATGCTTTATCAGAGCTTTGATTACATTTCTAACGGTTACAAATACGCACAGCCGTTCTATCACTATTCAAAAATCGATGATGCAGGAACTGTACTGGAGAAATATGAGCCTTTCAATTTTGGAACTGTGATCAAGAAATCATTGCTGACATTTCCTAAACTTCAGGACTCGGATGATTATTCTGACAGTCTCAGACTTCTTGCAGAAGACCTGACACTGTACGTATCAGCTGTTCCTGATCCTATCCCTGTTTTTCAACCTTCGAGAACTAAGATCGAGATGGAGGTGCTTTCTCTTGGTCCAATGTTCGGGCATAATTGGTTCTCAAATGACTCCATTGATAATACACCTTACCTTACAAAGGCTGCATACACTGAGAAACAGCTTCTTTTAAACGTTTCCACTCAGTTTAAGCTGAAAGGAGGATCTTATAATAACTTCTCAATGCTTTTTCTGGAAGGAATTTATGATCAACATGTTGGAAGAATGTATTTGATTGGTTGCAGAGATGTCAGAGCTTCATGGAAGGTGTTATACGAGAGCATTACGGACCTTGAAAATGGCCTCGATTGTTTAATTGAAGTAGTGATTTCATATCCACCAACTACAGCTCAATGGGTAGTGACTCCAACAGTTAGCATTTCCATTTCTAGTAAAAGAACAGAAGATGATCCTTTCTACTTTAAGCAAGTACAGCTTCTCACACTTCCTATAATGTACAGAAAACAGAGAGTTGATATCCTTTCTCGAAGTGATTTTGAAGGGATTCTCAAAATCTTAAACCTCTCTATTGCTACTGCttgcattttgagtcaactatTTTATACCAGAAATGCTTCagattctcttcttccttacatGTCTCTTGTCATGCTAGGAAGTCAAGTTATTGGTTACGCTCTTCCTCTTGTTATCGGTGTTGAATCTCTTTCACAGAACATGGATTCTGAATCATCATCTTATGATCTTGAGAAAAGTCAGTTGATCAAGGTAATTGATTATACTGTAAAGCTTCTTGTACTGGTATGTCTTTTACTTACTCTTAGACTCTGCCAAAAAGTGTGGACTTCTCGTATCAAGTTACTCTCACAGTCACAGAACTCCAACGACCCACATCGAGTTCCTACTGAAAAACGGGTTGTTGTTGTTACGTTGTTCATACACGTTGTTGGTTACATAGTTGCTCTGATTTCCCATTCCTTGAAAACGGGACAACGGCCTACTTGGATAGAGCAATATGTAGATACAACGGGAAACCCTCACACGTTGAAGCCATGGGAAACTCTGTTTGAAGAATATACAGGTTTGCTTCAAGATCTTTTCCTTCTTCCTCAGATTATTGGCAACATTATATGGCAGATAAATGGTAAACCTCTTAGGAAGGTGTATTACATGGGGATCACTGTTGTCAGACTTCTTCCTCACATGTATGATTATATTAGAGGTCCGGTCTCTAATCCGTTCTTCTCTGAAGAGTACGAGTTTGTGAACagaaaatttgatttttactCCGAGTTTGGGGATATTGCTATACCTGTTTTGGCGATTGCCTTTGCCGTGATTGTGTATATACAGCAACGGTGGAATTACGAGAAGCTTAGAAACACGCTTGCTCTTGGGAAACACGTACTTCCTCTGAACTCGAGAATGTATGAGAGGGTGCCTACTCAGTCAGCTGAAGCTGAGCTTGTTTCTGGTACCAATAATAACAGGAATGTTCAAGAGAGTGAAGAGTAG
- the LOC110787856 gene encoding uncharacterized protein, whose amino-acid sequence MNATKFLHTHLLQSPLSTPLFKTSPPSQPHFPRSFPTLSPIRSSSSGGGNGQSRNDSESRLQSPPKTVEIKFRRGSRKRRKQEEDENSGEGTVKKVATPKKSWEEMSMSEKAIELYVGEKGFLFWVNKFAYASIFIIIGGWILFRFVGPSFNLYQLDTPLLSPEAVLKG is encoded by the coding sequence ATGAACGCCACCAAATTCCTCCACACTCACCTCTTACAATCACCATTATCAACACCCCTTTTCAAAACCTCACCACCATCCCAACCCCACTTTCCAAGATCATTCCCAACTCTCTCTCCTAtccgcagcagcagcagcggcgGCGGAAATGGACAAAGCCGCAACGACAGCGAAAGCCGCCTACAATCACCGCCTAAAACGGTGGAGATAAAGTTCCGAAGAGGGTCTAGAAAGAGGCGAAAACAAGAAGAAGACGAAAACTCCGGCGAAGGAACAGTGAAGAAGGTGGCAACACCTAAGAAAAGCTGGGAAGAAATGAGTATGTCTGAGAAGGCGATTGAATTGTATGTGGGTGAAAAGGGATTCTTATTCTGGGTTAATAAATTTGCGTATGCTtcaatttttataattattggTGGGTGGATTTTGTTTAGGTTTGTTGGTCCGTCGTTTAATCTCTATCAATTGGATACGCCTCTTCTATCTCCTGAAGCTGTGCTCAAGGGTTAA